The following proteins are co-located in the Solanum pennellii chromosome 1, SPENNV200 genome:
- the LOC107030928 gene encoding nuclear transcription factor Y subunit B-5-like has translation MSQQNIGGASSSNDEGAAGSSREQDRLLPIANVGRIMKNILPPNAKISKEAKETMQECVSEFIGFVTGEASDKCRKERRKTVNGDDICWALGTLGFDDYSGALKRYLHRYRESEGEKVNQEQAGGGGSGSNQPRNFLD, from the coding sequence ATGTCTCAACAAAACATAGGTGGTGCAAGCTCTTCAAACGATGAAGGAGCAGCAGGTAGCAGTAGGGAACAAGACCGTTTGTTGCCTATAGCTAACGTTGGTcgcataatgaaaaatattcttcCACCAAAtgcaaaaatatcaaaagaagcAAAAGAAACAATGCAAGAATGTGTGTCTGAGTTTATTGGATTTGTGACTGGTGAAGCATCCGATAAGTGTAGAAAAGAGCGTCGGAAGACGGTCAACGGCGACGACATTTGTTGGGCTTTAGGAACATTAGGGTTTGATGATTATAGCGGAGCTTTGAAGAGATATTTACATAGATATAGAGAGAGTGAAGGTGAAAAAGTTAATCAAGAACAAGCAGGAGGAGGAGGATCAGGATCTAATCAACCAAgaaattttcttgattaa